Below is a window of Callithrix jacchus isolate 240 chromosome 15, calJac240_pri, whole genome shotgun sequence DNA.
gaggcaggagaatcacttaaacccgggaggtggagggtgccaggaggcgaggttgcgccactgtactccagcctgagagacagaacgAGACACTGTCCCCACCCACCACAACACTGTAAATGTGAAAacggaaaaaaagaaattggagacAGTGAGTGGAAACACCACTTTAGACAGGCTCTCAGGAAGAATGTCAGGGCCTGAGATGTCACAGATCCAACTCCACCCCCACAGCCACGTAACATTTGTTGaaagtgaggcagagagaggtcaGAAGACTTGCTGGGGACAagtggggcagggctggctctTCAGAACCAGGAGCACCTCCCAGAGCCATACTTTCTGTCTGCCCCAAGCAGGGAGCCTTGTCTGTCCAGAAGAAAGGCTGAgaggaatgccaaatgtgggtgaaggggaggaaggcagcaaaacacactgccatgtgtgtacctatgcagatgtcttgcatgttctgcacatgtaccccaaaacctaaaatgcaataaaaagataaaaaaataaatcaggttcAGAGCGACTGgtgctattaataataaaaaaatctaacttgGTGTGTGGCatgcccaataaatattattctctttctcctcaaaataaaaaagaaagaaagaaagaaaggctgagaGGCCACCATTGTCTAGAAGCTTGCCCAAGTCATGCCTCAAGCCCGCAGGCAGGCATCTTTCCCCTGCAAAACCCCATTGTCCAGATGAAGACCTGCCACTCGGAGAGGCAAGCCCAGCTCTAGCCCAGGGGATGAGGAGGCCCGCGGCTCAGAGCTCTGGGTCAGGTCTCATTCCTCACTTAGATCTGACCCATAGCAAGTCATGCAGCCTCAGCATTAGTCTCCTCATCCATGAGTGTAGATACCTCCCCTACCAAGGCTGGCCTGGGCATTACATGAAATGGTggagagccgggcacagtggctggccTGGGTAAGCAGCTGTTATGACTGCCAACATCGTTGCTACAGGCCTCTGCCTGTCTGCTCTGAGTGAGGTGGTCTGGGTGACTGCTGGCAGGAAGTCCTGCCCACCTGACCCCTCTTGGTCTCTGGGGCCCTGGGCAAAAAGTCAGCTGAGGTTGCCCCTTCTCTGGTAGGTTCCAggtcctgcctccctctcagggTCCCTGACCTCTGTGCAGGCACAGAGCGGGTGTCAGGCTACTAGTCTCTCATTTATTGATTCTTTAAATATAAGCTGTGCATTAGTTGTGCATgtgttatgtgccaagcactatgcaGGGCACTCAGGGTTGGCAGAGTGGAGTGAAAGCCAACCTGATCTCTGCTCTCATGAAGTTCCCTGCATTGTAGGGGACAcagactttgttttctgtttttcttttttgagacagggtcttgttctgtcacttaggctggagtgcagtaacataatcacagctcactgcagccttgagctctcaggctcacgcaatcctcccacctcagctgcccgagcagctgagaccacaggtgtgtgccaccacacctggctattgctttcagtttttctagagacagggtcccattaagttgcccaggctggtcttgaacgccttgCCCCCAAGcactactcctgcctcagcctaccagtgttgggattacaggtatgaaccaccatgcctatccTGGATGCAGGCTTTAAAAAAAGAGTCACACCGATAAGAAGAGCTGTGAAGGTCAGGGCATGACCCCAGATGGGCGAACACTGCATTGGAGGTCCAGGAAGATTCTCCTGACAAGGTAACCCTGAACCAAGATAAGGATAAGAGGGAGCTGATCACATGGAAGAGGGAACAGTATTGCTGGCAAgtggaacagcatgtgcaaatgcCAGGTAGTAAGAGGGGCTTCAGGGACAGTCTATGGCTAGAGCAGAGTGATTGAGGGCATGTGAAATGAGAGGTGTCCAGGGTGGCAGGCAGGGACTAGCCCAATCAAACATAAAAGGGATGGGACTTTGGTCACTGTTCCACATTTCCAgatgtttactgtgtgccaggcttggTGCTAAATGCTTTTCTGAAGTATCACACTAGATTCTCACATAAGTAGGACAGCAActgttcttcacattttatagatgaagggcTTGATCTCAGGTTAGATCCCTCAGCGGAGAGCCCACAGTGAGGAAGCAATGGGACCTGTGATGGCAAGGCCTGTGTTCAGAACTGCCAGGCCACACAGaactcaactcactacaacctcctgaaGTGGGTGTGATTATTCTTCCCACTTTGCAGAGGAGGACATGGGCCCACAGAGCTTGTAGGTGGAGTTGAGCctgggcagtctggctccagagtgtcCCTGGTCTCAACCACTGGCTCACATGGCTTCTTAGGAAGCAGGAGAAAAGGCAGCTCAGGCCACCATGTGAAAAGTGGAGCGGGGACAGTGGTGTGGCTGGGACCATGCTGTGATGGAGTCCAGTGGGCACATTCAGGATGAGGTAAAACATGCAGGCCCTGGTGAGGGGCTAGATGGGGCTGGGATGAGGGGGGAGCCAGGTGAACTTGGGGTTGGGTTGGTGCAGCTGGAGGGTGCGCGGAGTGTCTCTGAGGTGAGGCCGGGAAGGGTGGGAACGCCATGTTTGGTCTGGGACACAGAGCGTTTGGATGGCTATGGGACAGTGCAGTGGAGAGTCAAAAAGGCTGCTCGGACCCAGGCCTGGTGAgatggaggctggaggtggggtgAGCTGTCTAGGAGAAGGACAGAGTGGGAAGCAGAGGCTCTCGACTTGGCTTTCTTGCTTGCCAAAGGAgggttctggaaaaaaaaactggaatctaagctggagaggaagaaagatggagaATGAGAGAATGCACAAGCATGGGACAGAATAATATGCATTTCTTTGGCTCCTTTGTACCTGAGTCTTCTAAAGCTGCGGGCAGATGACccctgggaggctgcagggatGCCAGCTGGGAGCTGAGTGCAGCTCTGCTGCCTGGGCATGGCCTGGGTGAGGGTGCAGACCCCTGCCTGTGATTGCCAGGGAGCATGAGTGATGAGAACAAGGTGGCTGACAGGGTGAGGCCCAAGCCTGGAGCCCGCCCAGGTTGGGGGATGGGTCTGGGACCTTTGAGGGGGTCTTAGGGAGCTTCCCCAGCCCTAAGAGCACCACGAACTGCACTTCACACTGACCTGGGCATATACAGTTGCATGATCTCTCGCTCACTCTCACATGCAAATGTAGACCATACAACCATCCTGCCCACAGATCCAGAAAGCCCAGGACACAACAGAGCTGTAGTGCCTGCCTGACCCCCATGCACAAGAGACCTAGCCCAGGAACATGCCCAGTGGCAGGAGCCACTCACCCGAGCCCTCACTGCCTGAGGACCCCCCAGCCTCTGGCCTCATTTGCCCCCTTTTGTCAGCCAGCCAGGGGGACAGAACAGGCCTGGATCTAACCGAAGGCCCAGACAAAGCCTGACACTGTGTTAACTCAAGGCCTTCCCCACCTCACCCAGGGCCAGAGCCCTTGCCTGTAAAGTGGAAGTGGAAATGGCCACCACCCAGGTAGAAACCCTCACTTAGGGCCTCATGGCCAGGCATCAGGGCTGTTGGGAGAGGGGCCAAGGAGCCCTTGCCTGTCTTGGTATCCCACCATCACCAGGAGGGGGCTGCATGGGCATCACACCCATCACAGATGAACAAAGTGAGGCAGCGAAGGGGTCAAGGTGAGTTGGGGCAaggccccagctctgctgctgcccctgcagtctgagatgggagggtaGCTAGTGGCCAACCCCAAGGACTCTAGGCTAGGGACCCCTTATCTGGGTCCCGTGGCCTGCTCCTAGCCTGCATGCTGCCTCATGGGGGTCCTCTGGCTGGCCCAGGAGCACGATCAGCCCAGCAGAGCAGCTCAGTGTTATGGGGAAGGGAGGCCCGGCCCACCAGGCCAACAGCCTGGGGCCCCAGCCACATGTATATTTAATGTCTATTATTCCTGTTTTGTCTCTGGAAAGGACTGAGCAGCTGACAGCAGAGCTGCAAACAGCCCAggacctgggcctgggcctgctcCATACTCCAGCTGGGCCCGAAGCCCCCTGGAGCTCTCTACCTCTCCTGACAGCCTCACAGAACCTGCTGCATCCCTCCAAAAAGgcacacctcctccaggaagccttcgcTGCTGCTCACAGGTCTTACATCTAGGCTCTGCATTCAAAAACTGTTCAACCTGCACCAGCTTCCAACGGACAGTAGGATACCGTGAGGGGCCGGCACTGTCCCTGGCAAATTGTAGGTACTCAATGAGCCCCTGCCAGCCCCTCTGCTCCTGGCTTCTGAGGCAACAGGAAATGGTCAGCCACCTTGTTCTCATGGGGGAGCCTTCCTGCCACCCAGATGGTCACAAAGGCCTCCTGGGATACTGCCCACCTTGGCAGCCAGGCCCCTCTGGAGGGGCCAGTCTGGGCCTGACACCCATGACCAGCTCCCTGGGCAGAGCCTGCCCGTGCCTGGATGAGGAACCCTGCATTCTCCTTGCCACCCATGGCCTGGGGCTGCCCTGGGGATCCAGGCTCCACCCTCTTAAACTCCCAGGCCCACTGCTACCTTCAATGCTTGAGCTGTGCCCACCTGACTCAACCTGGCTACTGTTCAGCAAGGTTACAAAGTGTTCTCAGTCTGGACAGGAATGGTTTTCAATCCTTTATTTCAGAAAGGAGAGCCAGAAGAATTGGGGACTTAGAAAACAGATTCTAAACTCAAAAGTCCCTGGCCCAGATGTGTAGACCCAGGGTCTGGGGGTTTTGTGCTGCGCAGGGGCTGCCCTGGGAGGGTCAAAAAGATGGGGGCACTTTAGGACACCCCTTAGGCTGTGGAGGATGTCAGCTGGGCCTTTGAAGCCACTAAGCTCTGCTTCCAATCCTGGAGAGCCTTGAGTGGAGGACCCAAGGTGTTTGTGTATCCCAGTAGGACCGATGCCCCCAGGGAGATGAGACAGGTAGGCGGGAGGCCTCGCAGGTGCCATTACTTCTTCACGATCTGGATGACCTCCTCATGCTCCGTGGTGTGGGTCAGACCCACCTGCTGTGGACTGTACTTGGTGATGGTGCCCTGGGTGAGGAATGGGGGCAGAGGGGTCACCTCAGCCTGCACTGGCCAAGGGCAAGGCCACGAAAGATATCCCCGGGGTGTGCGTTCTGGGGGTGAATGCCGGCATAAGGTCAGGGCCCCAGGCAGCAGGATGTCTGCAGTGGTCTGACCATCCCTGACCTCAAAGGTGggggagggccaggcacagtggctaatgcctgtaatcccagcacttttggaggcctcaTTTAAgctcaaggatcacttgagctaaggagttccagaccagtctgggccagatagcaagatcctatctccatGAAAAATCAGCCTagcatgctggtgtgtgcctatactcctagctacttgtgacgctgagatgggaggattgcttgagcacaggatgtcaaggatgcagtgagtcacgattgtgccactgcactccagcctgggagacagagccagaccccatctcaaagaaaaaaaaaagaaaaagaaaaagggtgggGAAGGCCcgtgtccagcctgggtgaacacATACATTCTATGGAGGACAGACACACAGTCATGCCAATCCCCACAGGAAAAACAGGAACACCATGCAGAGGAATGTGAATGCCTTGCTCTATGCCTAATCTGGGGGCTCTGCTGGGTCTaaccccctgcctgcctcccacccAGACACTTACCCACACCAGGGCATACTTGAACTCGCTGGTGAGTGACTGGTGGATGCAGGGGCACTGGAGGACAGGAGACAGAGGTGAGAGTCCACTTAACCCCATCCCAAGCTTGACCGCACTGTCTCTCACTCCTCCTGGCCCCACCTGTGACCTGAAGCCTCCCACATATCACATCACCCCCAACTCCCAGAGCAGCATACACCCTCCAGTGCTTCTTGGTAAGGATGAAGGTCACAGGGGTCCCAGAGGTCATGTGAAATTGGAAGGAGACCCTGGAGGGGCAGCCAGCATTTGCCCTGAAAGTGTGGACCTCTGGTTGCCACACTGATGGTGAAACAGTGGAGGGTGGCAGGGAAGGGACTCTGCAATCGTGCGATGTGGCTCCTCCCCCTACATGCCCACAAGACTTCTAGGCCCCAGTGGGAGACAAAACGCCTCAGCCCAGTGTCCCGGGGGTAGAGGCGGCGCCAGGCCTGCAGGTTCACTTCCCTGACAGAGATGGGAAGGTCGCTGATTCGGGCCTGCAAATGGGTCTTACATTTTACTCAGCTTGCCACTTGTGAGTGTctgaagggattcaggagggtaATCACGAGTCTTCTTGGCTCCTCCTGCTGTGATCTCAAGCCTAGGTCTTAGAGAGATGGGACTTTGCATGGCCTCATTTGTTCAACACCTCCAGGGTGGCACCAGAGACCTGGGGCTGGGCTTTCAGAAGGAATTAATGCATGAGACCAGATTGCAAGCCCAGCCACCACTGTCACAAGGGGCTAGAGGGACAGTGTCTGTTGCTTCCATGATACAGATCCCAAGAAGAAATCAGCTTGAGGAAAACAACACCTGGGAAAGCAACAGCCCAGAAGCACAGCCATGTGACCCAACACTTGGCCACCACTGGTGCCTGCAGGGTCATGTTCAGGTGACAGAATTCTGGACAGAGAAAGGCAGCCTCATGGTCCCTGAGCCAATAGCACCTCCTCTGGGGCCTGTGCATGCCTGCTCCCCTATCTGGGAtgctccccaccccaactcctcACTGCCAGACCTGCTAGTTCTACAAGCCAGTTCAGGTGGCCTCCTTGAAACCTGTCCTGACTTCTGTGTTGAGTCAGCGCCACTCCCCACTCCTTGGATGATGCCTGAATGGCATGGGAGCAGGGTTACTGGCATCTATGCACTACAGGCAGTATGCTGAGTGCCCTACATGCTGGACTTCATCCAACGTGTCTTCCTGACGACCCAGGGGGGCAGGCAGCACGTCCCACCTCAAAGGAGAGGTTGGAGGCACAGCACATGGCTAGGAAGCGGTACTGCAGACGCAGCCTCAGACTGTCCAACTCCAGAGCCTGAGTGTCATCATCTGAGATTGAGACCAGCAGAGCCCACCCCTGGCCCAGGGCACCTCAGGCAGAGCAGCGCTCCAAGGGGCACACAGAGCTCCCACCCCTTGTTAGGGCAGGTCTTGTCAACTCACCACGTGCTCCACTGAGGCCCCTTTCCGGAGGATGATGGCATCTGTGAAGTCCGGCCTCTCTGCAGGGCGAGATGGGGAGAGCGTCAACCACACACGAAAACCCACACTGCCACCTCATGATTCTGCCCGAGGGAAGAGATGGCTGCAGAGGCCCTTTTAGTCTCCTTGCCTTGGCCTAATGTCCCCAATATCCAACACGCCCTCTGCATATATCCCTGCGCCATCTTCTACAAGCCTTACTTGAACACAgtgactcaaaataaatcaaagtccAGGATCACACTGCCTGCCATCCATCTGCTGTGACAGCACTGACAGAGACCAGGATCTAGACTCAACGGGCAGGACCCAAAGGGGTGTTGGAGTCTCGTGAGGGAAACTAGCTCGCTCCTTGCTGCCAAGGTCAGGGTTGATGCAAAGTGCTCCGAATTCAGCAGCTGGGACCCCagggcatatgtgtgtgtgcagcaaTCAGGAGGATGGGTGGGGGTAAGACACGGGGAGGGCTCTTGTGGATTCAGGTCACTAATGCTCCTGCGGTGGGGTCTGTCACTGTGAGGAGAGGTCAGGATGGCACTAACTGCTGCAGCCAGTGATGACCCCGAGGTAGCCTTGCCCCACCAGGGCACCCTCAAAACCAGCAGTGCCCAATGCTGAGAAGGGAAAAGAGCTGAGATGTGTCTAAATAAGCCAGGCCACAGCTGGTGCCGGGATCTCTGGGCACCTCCCACAGGCCTAACAGCCTTTTAGGGAGGATGAAGCTCAGCCTGTTTCTCAGCTACATGCAGTGTAACTCACATCCTCTCTTCCTGCTGTAGATGCAGGTCAGGACCAAGTACTCCCAAAGCATCTCCAGCAGGTAGTCCAAGTTCAGCTTCATGCCACAGCTGCAGAGAGGGAGGCGGCCAGTCAGGCAGGGGCCCCTGTGAGTTCAGAGGCTGGGTCTCCACTTCTTACTATTGGAGGGGACAATTTCCACTGGCCAGCATGGGCACCAAGGCCAGCTGGCTCGCCAGTGGCCACAGGGAAACAAGCCCACTACTCTTGATGGCAGCTTGACGTTTCTGCTGCCAGTGCCTCTGGACACCAATCATGGTCACAGTCAACCAGGTTCAGCATCTCTCCTGGGGGCGGCAAGACTGTCCTCTGTGGAGGGTTGTAGCTTGTGTCTGATGAAGGGCTGCCATGGGGAGATGGCTGGGGGCTGTGATGGGACCAAGGGCAAAGGCTGGGACCCAGAGCTCACTCCTTGCAGAGGAGCTAGAAATTGCCAGGAAGTCCAGTAGGGATTTCAGCATGAAGAGAACCGAGGCTCTGGAGGCACCAGGTCTAGGGTGGACCGTGGCTTAATCGTTTGCAGTGTGACCCTGAGCTGTGTCCTAACCTCTGTAAAGCTGTTCTACACACAAGCAGGTAAAGCTGTAGAGCTGTCGGCCCTGAGGATGGCAGCCCCTCTAAGGCCtgggacacagcaaaaaaaaGAGGAGCTGAGGCTGTGCTATGGGATGGACACTGCTCTTTGTGATGGCAACAACAATCATGAAATGGTCCTTTTACTCAGGCCAGGACCCTCAACCACCATTGGCACTGTCCAGCCTCTTAGTCCCTGAGCTCTCTGTACTGTCGGCTGAGCTTCACTGTGAAGCTGCAGAGTGCCGGCTTGAAGCCAGGAAACCAGAAAAGGGAAGCACCTGAATCAGTCTGCCCCAGGGAGGAACCTGCCAGGTGGTGCTAGCAAGTGAACAAACAGCCAGTGTCGGTGGTATCCCTGGGACCCACCCTGCAAAGGAGGGCAGGAATTAGGTTACCAGAGCCTGAGAACGTTAGTTCCTTTTCCCCCATTTGAGCTGCGATCAGACAGAGGGCCTGAGCTTTCGGGCCTATAAAggctgccagggactggggaggaACTGAGTCCCCAGAGGTTGCTGCAAGGAAAATTCAAAAGTTGAGCCCATAGACATGGCAGAGAAAAGGAGCTGGGCCCCGAAACACCTACCTTAAGACGTTCTCGGCCAAGAGAGAATACCAGCAGGCAAATGCTGGGCCCGGGAGGGCCGTCGGGAGGCATCAGCTTGGCCCCATGGGGCCACAGGAatgctgggggtggggcctgtgGATACAGGCTGCgacaggcaggagctgggcctaaGCAGAGGCCACGGTGATGCCacaagctgggcctggagggtccaATGAAAGTCACAGGCTGGGCCCGGTATGGGCCTGGCGCAGGCAGaagctgggcctggggaggccgGGCACGGAAAGGAAGCTTTGGGCCTGGACAGGACaccgggaggcaggagctggcccggGAGAGTCTGATAGGCAAGCTGGGCTGAGGAAGACCCCTGCGAGGGAGCGCCTGGGCCTAGACTCAAGGCAAGAGTGAGACGAGAGCTGGGTCCGGAGAGGTTtgtcacaggcatgagctggtccccaatgagccactgtgagggaagcgctgggctccaatgagccactttAAGGAAAGcactgggctccaatgagccactgtgagggaagcactgggctccaatgagccactgtaaAAACAGCACTGGGCTCCAACGAGCCACTGTAAGAAAAGcactgggctccaatgagccactgtgagggaagtgctgggctccaatgagccactgtgaggaaagtgctgggctccaatgagccactgtgaggaaagtgctgggctccaatgagccactgtgaggaaagtgctgggctccaatgagccactgtgagggaaGCGCTGGGCCTGTGGACGCAGCcagaatgcaggcaggcaggatcTCCGTCTGGGGAAGCCatcagcaggcagcagctggtgctggggaggctgcggAGAGTCCAGAGCCGGGCCAAAAGGAGCCAATGTCAGGTGGTAGCAGGGCCTGTCAAGGCCACCGTGAGGCAGAACGGAGGCCCAGAAAGCCCCACTTGAGAAAGCTTCAGGCCTACAGAAGGTCGCTGGAAGCTGATCAGGAGCTGAGCAAAAAGCAGCTGCCGGGAGGCACGACGTGGTCCAGTAGATGAGGCCAGGTGGAGAATCTGGGCCTGGGGAGGCCGCCACAAGGGAGGCATAGGCTGGACCtcccagaggctgaggggaggtAGAAGCTGGGCCCCAGGGGGCCGTTGGGAGGCAGCAGCTAGCCCTGGAGGCACCCATGTGACGATGTTTTCCACCCATGGAAAGGAGATgccatgag
It encodes the following:
- the LOC144576556 gene encoding uncharacterized protein LOC144576556 isoform X4; the protein is MPPDGPPGPSICLLVFSLGRERLKLWHEAELGLPAGDALGVLGPDLHLQQEERIEAGLHRCHHPPERGLSGARVPLHPPVTHQRVQVCPGVGHHHQVQSTAGGSDPHHGA